A single Amphiprion ocellaris isolate individual 3 ecotype Okinawa chromosome 1, ASM2253959v1, whole genome shotgun sequence DNA region contains:
- the il1fma gene encoding interleukin-1 family member A, whose protein sequence is MDLDSQVNGGVLILHQIHEGKHQYEVEKVVKSKNENRSKMFARRGDKLMQINGIDLQDLTPEELAQMLAEGNPMLTVHKAGRIKEQTEQPPPDEDTLRPVSKESTMLNFRWEMRREEDLENEVEKHEGKEKETGGAEEDVSRTQNEEDEEEEQRDLLIVTMTKTSISVVRGRGCDSGGPCQGCGRMGCTLNDVVVVSETSTVTLVPRGSGSFRQEKLSNVLIEHVDSHRYLRGQCSQKSLYVSPNPEKITIYYYKSNFMERNFRGVPVVLNLTSSNCFLRCCKDGDRVFLQVETCEQQRLRQISKSDESTLSFVFYMKSDKTKQRKFESVLHHGWFIHIVTETECVEMATLDGRVEEHSFLFVIQK, encoded by the exons ATGGACCTG GATTCTCAGGTCAACGGAGGCGTCCTGATTCTGCACCAGATCCACGAGGGAAAGCACCAGTATGAAGTGGAAAAGGTGGTCAAGTCCAAAAATGAGAACAGGAGTAAAATGTTTGCCAG gagaggagacaaactgatgcaGATAAACGGCATCGACCTGCAGGATCTCACACCTGAAGAGTTGGCACAAATGTTAGCGGAGGGAAACCCAATGCTG ACGGTGCACAAGGCAGGCAGAATAAAGGAACAAACTGAGCAGCCACCCCCAGATGAGGACACTTTGCGTCCCGTCTCCAAAGAGTCCACGATGCTGAACTTTCGCTGGGAGATGAGACGAGAGGAAGACCTGGAGAATGAAGTGGAGAAGCAcgaagggaaagaaaaggagacagGGGGTGCAGAAGAGGACGTCAGCCGAACTCAGAATGAGgaagacgaagaggaggagcagagagatCTGCTCATCGTTACGATGACCAAAACCAGCATCTCTGTGGTGAGAGGAAGAGGCTGCGACAGCGGAGGTCCATGTCAGGGATGTGGCAGGATGGGATGCACCTTAAATGATGTAGTCGTGGTGTCTGAAACCAGCACAGTGACGCTCG TTCCAAGAGGAAGTGGCAGTTTCAGACaggaaaaactgtcaaatgttTTAATCGAGCACGTCGATAGTCACCGATACCTCAGAGGTCAATGTTCACAGAAGAGCCTCTACGTTTCACCAAATCCAG AAAAGATTACCATCTACTACTATAAGTCAAATTTTATGGAAAGGAATTTCCGAGGAGTTCCAGTCGTCCTGAACCTCACCAGTTCCAACTGCTTCCTCAGGTGCTGCAAGGATGGGGACAGAGTGTTCCTGCAAGTGGAG ACGTGTGAACAGCAGAGGCTGAGGCAGATCTCCAAGAGCGACGAGAGCACCCTCTCCTTCGTCTTCTACATGAAGTCTGACAAGACCAAGCAGCGGAAGTTTGAGTCGGTGCTGCACCACGGCTGGTTCATCCACATAGTCACCGAGACAGAGTGCGTGGAAATGGCAACCCTGGACGGACGCGTGGAAGAGCATTCGTTCCTCTTCGTTATTCAGAAGTGA